In a genomic window of Acropora muricata isolate sample 2 chromosome 2, ASM3666990v1, whole genome shotgun sequence:
- the LOC136892233 gene encoding uncharacterized protein translates to MSESKMSCSFVSNESICGPFKEESTIIPLSSCTSDIRDHLRSTLGVSVKRSAEDESVLSEIDLILNRSGQFKADHSKMTVCPKHRRELTIDWPGRKRNTCTYPSHKGPRKQLKTLRRVNSSMSMEIYNRFDQLVPIGSGKYDMTTNKCCRRLFYQKGNDNQKTQKSSSASSYDTVRASTSTDSQQRSGYNITPASLAEQESRTSLSEGIPPSTSLDLQFTSDIQVSGFETDSSCPIVTEQQSVTQITMQEQQPSSLYVEYNTPSASGVIQDLAQTSSTVTFAEKLEERTSDSGERASSQSSQSSGSIPEQEISIWLDEREEQKQKRITLNSAFSTLSDGRVSPLQSTLNTEWDDVSGTQQKYYLRKAKELIQSTLTVISPGQEDQIWRSLRQESHLVQSEDSTKPKQFDIESDLMDALVKAHNEAQSWQTKRQILSLFANDFSRAELQRTLPGLTKWQIDQARDHATKSGRGQPIPERQIFRTRIDNDKIDHFLDFVSRPEYLQDVAFGTKTMKLDSGERITIPAAVRTLIPTRIIEQYLAYCKQQQFQPAGERSLYRMLDVCSASTQKSLQGLDNVTAEGTEAIDSLADVVRALGDNGVDRFWQKLIENQLKEAKRYLKTDFKTHIEREAQCADHCSVHALSDPKKVEYQSQCLHTHKIDCDRCGEIDYCLQGLEAKIQSTEMDEEQRSRLNFDFNQCATAIRLWKAHLLRTVVQEEAKQDAMKNLDGECCLVVVDWAMKFLPIKYRESMSEFFGKRGLSWHVSAVVTKNEAKYHVECYVHIFNSCTQNNYSVASILDHLFKTIKSEYPTISKAYLRSDNAGCYHNGPLILYLADLVTRTGITLLRYDFSDPQAGKDICDRKTAPMKAHIRRYVNEKHDVNSAEDMKTAIESHGGLKGCCVAVVELDSSKDLPEDNKIPGISLLYNFRYEEDGLRTWKAYDVGTGLLLPYRNFVRGQSIEGLKEIMPFSPRNRELGTVQTSSTARSDHHIFGCNEPACVLTFNTEEEAQHHMDTGRHTYELESLSVYDRTRMKWAERVTGISSGMLERPTTTSVASAEEVAADQMSAHRAPKMGWALKVAREKKRFESNVRYFLIEKFEDGEKSGNKADPMSVSREMKTKRDGNGRLLFQPNEWKTAQQIKSFFSRYSAKVRQMRAGGLEPRRDFNVGMDEDNEDIAALEQEINRLDLRNAIDSEIARPEHPIIVNEVNICQLASEGNLHGLKLVKLKSLCQTLDLKIEGSAARKKSYIDPLLAFFSCCQCQEK, encoded by the exons ATGAGTGAATCAAAGATGTCTTGCTCCTTTGTCTCAAATGAATCAATTTGCGGACCTTTTAAGGAAGAATCTACAATAATTCCCCTTTCAAGTTGCACCTCCGACATCAGAGACCATCTGCGTTCTACTCTTGGGGTTAGCGTAAAGCGTAGCGCTGAAGATGAATCAGTTCTTTCTGAGATTGACCTTATCCTGAATCGTTCCGGTCAATTTAAAGCAGACCATTCTAAGATGACGGTTTGCCCAAAACACAGAAGGGAACTTACGATTGACTGGCCTGGAAGAAAGCGTAACACATGTACCTACCCGTCACACAAAGGGCCACGCAAACAGCTCAAAACTCTTCGAAGAGTAAACTCTAGTATGTCTATGGAAATATACAATCGATTTGACCAACTCGTTCCTATTGGCTCTGGTAAGTATGATATGACCACTAATAAAT GCTGTCGTAGATTATTCTATCAAAAAGGCAATGATAACCAAAAGACTCAAAAG TCCTCTAGTGCCTCCTCCTATGATACTGTGCGTGCCTCTACAAGTACTGATTCTCAGCAACGATCTGGCTACAACATCACTCCAGCATCATTGGCTGAACAG GAATCAAGAACATCTCTATCCGAAGGTATACCCCCCTCAACTAGCCTTGATCTACAGTTTACTTCTGATATTCAG GTATCAGGTTTTGAAACCGACTCGTCTTGTCCCATTGTTACAGAACAACAATCTGTCACACAAATTACTATGCAAGAACAG CAACCATCAAGTCTATATGTTGAGTACAATACTCCTTCTGCAAGTGGTGTTATCCAGGATTTGGCTCAAACATCGAGTACAGTTACTTTTGCAGAAAAG TTAGAAGAAAGAACTAGTGATAGCGGTGAAAGAGCATCCTCTCAATCGTCTCAAAGTTCAGGCAGCATACCAGAACAAGAGATCAGCATTTGGCTGGACGAAAGAGAAGAGCAAAAGCAGAAAAGAATAACTTTGAATAGCGCTTTTAGTACTCTGTCAGATGGTCGAGTTAGTCCTCTTCAGTCCACTCTGAATACCGAATGGGATGACGTCTCAGGAACTCAGCAAAAGTACTATTTGAGAAAAGCCAAAGAACTCATCCAATCGACTCTAACTGTCATCAGTCCCGGCCAGGAAGATCAAATATGGAGGTCTCTACGACAAGAATCCCACTTAGTGCAAAGTGAAGACTCTACAAAGCCAAAGCAATTCGACATTGAGTCAGATCTAATGGACGCCTTAGTCAAAGCCCACAATGAAGCTCAGTCATGGCAGACAAAAAGACaaattctttctctttttgccAATGACTTCAGCCGAGCTGAACTTCAAAGAACTTTACCAGGGCTTACTAAGTGGCAAATTGATCAAGCTAGAGACCATGCGACCAAGTCAGGCCGAGGGCAGCCTATACCTGAAAGGCAGATTTTCAGAACGCGGATCGACAATGACAAGATAGATCATTTTTTAGACTTTGTTTCTCGACCAGAATATCTACAAGATGTTGCCTTTGGTACAAAAACTATGAAGTTGGACTCTGGTGAACGCATAACAATTCCAGCTGCTGTACGAACTCTCATACCTACCAGAATCATCGAGCAGTACTTAGCTTATTGCAAACAGCAACAATTCCAACCAGCAGGGGAACGCTCACTTTACCGAATGCTTGACGTCTGCAGCGCATCTACGCAAAAATCCCTTCAAGGCCTAGATAATGTTACAGCAGAGGGAACTGAAGCCATTGACAGTCTGGCAGATGTTGTTCGAGCACTAGGAGATAACGGTGTAGACAGATTCtggcaaaaattaattgaaaaccaACTTAAAGAAGCCAAGCGGTATTTGAAAACAGATTTCAAAACCCACATTGAACGTGAAGCACAGTGTGCAGACCATTGTTCTGTTCACGCTCTTAGTGACCCAAAGAAAGTAGAGTACCAGAGTCAATGCTTACACACTCATAAAATTGATTGTGACCGTTGTGGTGAAATCGACTATTGCTTGCAAGGCCTTGAGGCGAAAATTCAAAGCACTGAGATGGATGAAGAACAGCGAAGCAGACTCAACTTTGATTTTAACCAATGTGCTACAGCAATTCGCTTGTGGAAAGCTCACCTGTTGAGAACTGTGGTACAGGAAGAAGCGAAGCAGGACGCAATGAAAAACCTCGATGGAGAATGTTGCTTGGTAGTAGTTGACTGGGCCATGAAGTTTCTCCCCATAAAATACAGAGAGAGCATGTCCGAATTCTTTGGAAAACGTGGCTTGAGCTGGCATGTGAGCGCTGTAGTCACAAAGAATGAAGCGAAATATCATGTGGAGTGCTATGTACATATTTTTAATTCATGTACGCAGAACAATTATTCAGTGGCGTCAATTCTCGACCATCTATTCAAGACAATCAAGTCAGAGTATCCAACAATCAGTAAAGCCTACCTAAGATCAGACAACGCTGGATGCTATCACAACGGCCCACTAATTCTTTACCTTGCCGATTTAGTTACACGCACTGGTATCACACTTCTTAGGTATGATTTTTCAGACCCTCAAGCAGGAAAAGATATCTGTGATCGAAAAACTGCACCCATGAAAGCTCACATTAGGCGCTATGTCAATGAGAAACATGATGTCAACTCAGCTGAGGACATGAAAACAGCAATCGAATCACATGGTGGTCTAAAAGGATGTTGTGTCGCTGTGGTCGAACTTGACAGTTCGAAGGATCTGCCTGAAGACAACAAGATACCTGGTATTAGCCTTCTTTATAATTTCCGTTATGAAGAGGATGGTTTACGTACGTGGAAAGCCTACGATGTTGGGACAGGACTGCTGCTACCATACAGAAATTTTGTTCGCGGTCAGAGTATTGAGGGTCTGAAAGAAATCATGCCATTCTCTCCGCGTAACAGAGAACTTGGAACAGTGCAGACTTCCAGTACCGCTAGATCTGACCATCATATTTTTGGCTGTAACGAACCAGCATGTGTCCTCACCTTCAACACAGAAGAAGAAGCGCAACACCACATGGACACAGGTAGACATACCTATGAGCTTGAGTCACTTTCTGTATATGACAGGACAAGGATGAAATGGGCCGAGAGAGTAACAGGGATAAGCAGCGGGATGTTAGAGAGACCAACAACTACCAGTGTTGCTAGTGCCGAGGAGGTGGCTGCTGATCAGATGTCTGCACATCGCGCCCCAAAAATGGGATGGGCCTTAAAAGTTgcaagagaaaaaaagcgatttGAATCTAATGTGAGATAttttttgattgaaaaatttGAGGACGGTGAGAAAAGCGGCAACAAAGCAGATCCAATGTCAGTCTCTAGAGAAATGAAGACTAAACGAGATGGGAATGGGCGACTTCTCTTTCAACCAAACGAATGGAAAACTGCGCAGCAAATCAAGAGTTTTTTTTCAAGATATAGTGCGAAAGTTAGACAGATGAGAGCTGGAGGTCTTGAACCAAGACGCGACTTCAATGTGGGCATGGATGAGGACAATGAGGATATTGCAGCCTTAGAGCAAGAGATTAACCGTTTAGACCTGCGCAATGCCATTGATAGTGAGATAGCGAGGCCCGAGCATCCAATTATAGTGAACGAGGTCAACATATGCCAACTAGCAAGTGAAGGCAACCTCCATGGTCTCAAGCTCGTCAAGTTAAAATCGTTATGCCAAACTCTTGACTTGAAAATCGAAGGGAGTGCTGCTAGAAAAAAGTCTTATATTGATCCTTTATTGGCGTTTTTCAGTTGTTGCCAGTGCCAAGAGAAATAA